GGCACCCTTCGACAAGTTGAAAGTCGACAAAAGCTTCGTCGATAGCTGCACGCAGAAAGACCAGAACAGCGCGAAGATCATTTCAGCGATCATCGGCCTGTCCAACGCGCTAGGGATGGATGTGACGGTCGAAGGCGTGGAAGCGTTCGACCAGTTCAACCTCGTCTGCGAAAAAGGCGCGAAATACATCCAGGGCTGGATCTATTCCAAAGCGCGGCCGCAGGACGAGATACTCGAAGAGATTGCCAGCGGGGGCTATCGCATCAAGCCATCCGGCCCGGACCAGTATCGCCCCGAACGGCGCAGCGTGTTTCGCCGCATCGGCATCATCCATGACGACCACCGCTACGACGCGGTGATGCGTGACCTTTCCAAGACCGGCTCTCGGATCGAGGGGCTAGTCGGCGTGCCCGAGGGCACAGGTCTGGTGCTCGACATGGGCGGCGGGCAACTCGCCGTGTGCAGCGTGGTACGCTCTGAGGATGCGACCATCGGTGTGGAGTTCGAAACCCCGCTTATCAGCGATGGTGCGGGCGGCCTTTGCACCCGCCATCGCATATCACCCTATGCGCTGGCCGCAGCCGGCATGCCGCTCGGCTCACTGCCGCCCGGCAATTATCCCGACCAGATGCTCGGCAGCGGACCGCGAAGCCAGCCGCAATTCATGCAGGTAAAGGTCTCGCGCAGCTAGCGCAGGCTTACCACGTTGTCGCTCGCGCGCGGGTCCGGTCGATCTCCACGATACAGGCTCGCCATCGGCTCGTCATTGACGATGGCGCCTTCCACGGCGCCGAAGCCGTTGAACGCCGTCTTCATCGCCGCGCCATACGCGCCCAGCATGCCGATCTCGAAATAGTCGCCAGCCTGTATGTCGCCCGGCAGCATGAAGGGGCCCTTCATATAGTCGGCATCGTCACAGGTCGGGCCATAGAAAGCGAAGGGCTCAGGCGGTTCGCGCAAGTCGTCTTCCAAAGCGCGCACGGGGAAGCGCCAGTCGACATGCGCCGCATCGAACAGCGCGCCATAGGCGCCGTCATTGATGTAGAGCTCGTCGCCCCGCCGCTTTTCCACCTTCACGATGATGCTGGAATATTCCGCGCACAGCGCCCTGCCCGGCTCTGCCCATAACTCTGCCGAATAGGAGATCGGCATCGCTTCGAACGCACGGTGGATTTGCGCGAAGTAATCTTCGAGCGGTGGGGGGTCGAGATCCGGATAAATGCTGGGGAAACCTCCGCCCACATCGATGATGTCGACAGTCACCGCGGCTTCGGCAATCGCCGCGCGCACACGCTCCAGCGCCTGCACATAGGCAAACGGCGTCATCGCCTGGCTTCCGACGTGGAAGCAGATACCCAGCGCATCGCAATGCTGGCGCGTGGCCTGCAGCAGCGGAGCCGCATCGGCTAGATCGACACCGAACTTCGCGGCGAGTGAAAGCTGCGAATGCTCCGAAGACACGCGCATACGCACCAGCAGGCTCAGGTCTGCCGCCGCGACGCCATCCTCCGACGTCGTGGCCTCGACGATTTTCTGCAGCTCTTCCAGCGTATCGAGGCTGAATGTTCTAACGCCATGCTCGAAATAGGCTTCTCGAATGGCGCGCTTGGTCTTCACGGGATGCATGAAGCACAGCACGGCCTCGGGCAGGATGGAGCGCACCAAGCGAACCTCCGCAATCGAGGCGACATCGTAATGCGTCACGCCCGCTTCCCACAGGATGCGGATCAGCTCGGGAGATGGGTTCGCCTTGACGGCATACATCGCCGTACCCGGAAACTTCTCGACGAAGAAACGGGCCGCGCGCGATGCTGCGTGCGGTCGGGTGAGGATTACGGGATCGTCCGGCTCTAGGGCGCGAACTACAGCCTTGGCGTCGGGATATTCGTGCAATTCAAGGGACCCCCTAGCGTGTTACCGATCAAGCTGCCTTGCGGTGGAAGTCCCTTGGGGCAGCGGAGCCGCGCATATAAAGGCGGCCCGCTGAACATCAAGTGAAAATGCGCAACGTTGGTTCCCTTACGAGAACTGCACCTGCGGAACCTGGTCGACGACGCCCTTCTCACTGTCGTCGAGCCGATGAAAGTCCGCTTCCTGGAAACCGAGCATGCCGGCAAAAAGGATCGCCGGAAACGTCTCGCGGCCCGTATTGTAGCGCGACACGGCTGCATTGAGCGCGCGGCGTGCGGCGGCGAGCTTGTCTTCCACATCGGCCAGTTCGCGTTGCAGTTCCTGAAAATTGGCGCTTGCTTTCAGGTCCGGATAAGCCTCACCCAGCGCCAGCAATCGGTCCAACGCCACGCGCAATTGCGCTTCGTCCGAAGAGTTGATGCTGCCCTGCGCCGCGGTATTCCGCGCGGAGATAACCTGATCCAGCGTATCCTGCTCGTGGCTGGCATAGCCTTTCACAGTGTTCACGAGGTTCGGGATCAGGTCGTGCCGCTGGCGCAGCTGCGCGTCGATATCGGCAACGCCCTGGTTCACATTCTGCCGCAGCGCGACAAGCTTGTTGTAGATCGCGACCAGGACAATGCCGACGATGCCCAGGACGATCAGAATGACGATGATTGTGCTCATAACTGTCTGACTACCCCTATCCTTGTTACGCTTTGGTGTGCCATCAAAGCGTGGGATCGGAAAGGGTTTGCGTACAGTTATGATCGAGCGTCCCGATGTCGACGCATTGATGGCGGGCGAGCTGGGCCAGTTTCTAGGCCAGCAAGTGCAAGTTCGCGAAGATGCCAAAGCAAAACGAAGCAGCCGGTGGACCTGGTCTGCCGTCATCCTGCTTCCGATACTCTCCTTCCTCTGGTTCGCGCCGATTGGCGATTTCCGTTTCTTCATCGCCTTTGCCTTCATCGCTGGCGCATATGGCTGGGGGCAACTGCCTGTCATCCAGGCGAAGAACCAGACAAAGGAGGGGATCAACTCTGCCATCGCCGGCGCGCTCGGGCTTGATTATGCCCGCGAATGCGAGCCAGGGCACGGTTTCGACCGGGCGAAGCGGCACAAGATGTTCCCAAGTTTCGACAAGTCCTCGGTCGAGGATCTGTGGTGCGGCGACATGGCAGGTCACGCCTTCACCTTGCGCGAAGTCCTGCTGGAAGAGCAGCGCGGCAGCGGCAAAAACCGGCGCTGGGTCAAGGTGTTCCGCGGCCCTGTCATCACCATCGGCGGGGCGCGCGACTTCCTTGGCACGCATTTGCTCGAACGGTCGGGCAAGCACCGCAAGTTCGGCTTCTTCGGCGAGAAAGACGAATTGAAGGTCGATGGCCAAGTCTTGCAGCGCGCCGACATGGTGCACCCTGATTTCGAGGACGCCTTCACGCTCTTCACTACCGACCAGGTCGAAGCGCGCTACATCGTCCACCCGACCTATATCGAAGAGCTGATCGCCATTGAAGTGGCTTTCAACGGGCAGGATATCGCCACCCTGTTCAAGGATAGCGAATTGACCATCATCCTCAAGACCGAAAACATGTTCGAAAGCGGCAATCTCGACCACACACGCGACCGCGAAATGGTGGAGATGGCCACCAGCCAGTTCATGGCGATGGCCGATCTCTGCCGTGCGATTAACGCGCAGGGGCGTTAGTCAGCGATTGACGCCGTAGGACAGCCCTATTTGTCGAACAGCTTGGCCCAGCGGCGCTTTTCGCGATCCTTCCAGTGGCCGCGGTGATAGGCATCGCTGGCGAGTAGCGGCATCACGCTGCCCGCTTCGGCAAACACCATCTGCTCGATCGCGGTGGAGACCTTGCCCCAGCTTGCGGCCTCTTGCAGCGTGGAAGACGAGCACGCCCCGTCGCGCACGTCGGCCACGGTGATCTGCACTGCATATTTGTGGACCGACACGTCCTCGTGACCGAGGATCTCGGCGCACACGACAGTGTCCTGGATGAAGTTCTTGGGCACGCCGCCGCCCACCATCAGCAGGCCGCTTTCGCCGCCCTTGATCTTGATGTCGGTCAATTCGCGGAAGTCCGCCACCGCGTCGATCATCAGATAGGGCTCGCCCTTCTCCATTTGATCGACCTGGTGCTTCACGAGGCCGAAACCGGCGGAGGAATCCACGAAGGCAGGGCAGAAGATCGGCACATCATGCTCGTAGGCGAGCTTGACCAAGCTGTTGTCCTTCTTGCCATGTTCGGCGAGGTACTTGCCCATTTCGCGGATGAAGGCGCGGCTGGAATAGGGACCCGGGGGCAGTTCGTTGGCGATGCGATTGATGGTGAAGTCGCAGTCCTGCAGCTGCTCTTCATCGATATAGGTATCGTAGATCCGGTCGATATAGAGCGAACGCAGCGTGTCGTCGTCGGGCACTTCGAGCGCTTGATAGTGCTTGTGTCCAAGCCCTTCGAAGAAGTCCATGTCCACGATGGTCGCGCCTGTCGCCACCACGCAATCGACCATGTTGTTGCGGATCAGCTCTGCATAGAGGTCCATGCATCCGCCTGCGCTTGTGCTGCCTGCGATGACGAGGAAGATGGTGCAATCCTTGTCGGCCAGCATCTGGTTGTAGATCTCGGTCGCGCGGCCGAGATCGCGGCTGGTGAAGCTCATCTTCTTCATCTGGTCGACGATGGGTCGCGCATCGAAGCTGGTGATGTCGATATGCTCGACCTTGGTCGAAAGCAGCTCCGCCTTGCGGGTGTCGTTGATGGTCGAATCGGTCATTGCGGCGCGTCTCCTATCCGTATTGCCCGCCAAACGTCGGTTGCCCCGCCCCCGTTCCATCAAACGGCGCGAAAGGGAAGTGCGATCTAACCTGGAGCACCTGGAGCACTGTCCTGATGGCAAAAAACCGGCCGGGCGCAATCCGTCTTGCGAGGCGCTTTCGAAAGATCGAGGAAGCAGATGACATGGCCCGCCTCTTCGCGCAGTAAGGCGGCTGTAGGACAGGGCGGAAAGAGCATCGGGAATGAGCAAGACGACCCAACGAAACCCAACCCGCGAAGGCGTGCTGGCAGCAGCGCGCAAGATCGCCGCGATCCTTTCGCCAACCCCGCTGCTGCCTTTCGAGGTGCAGGGCAAAACCGCATGGGCCAAGGCGGAAAGCCTGCAACCCATGGGCGCCTTCAAGATCCGCGGTGCGTGGCACCGATTGAGCGATCTCTCCGAGGCCGAGAAAGCGAACGGAGTCGTCGCCGTGTCCAGCGGCAATCATGCGCAAGGCGTGGCATGGGCCGCGCGCAAGCTGGGCATTGCCGCCACCATCGTGATGCCGGAAGACGCGCCGCAGGTTAAGCTGCAGCGCACCAGGAGCTACGGCGCGAAAGTTATCACCTATGACCGGATGAGCGAGAACCGCGAAGCCATCGCTACGAGCCTCGCCGAGGAGCTGGGCGCGACATATGTGCACGCATTCGGCGACCCTTGGGTGATCGAAGGTCAAGGCACGGCGGGCATCGAGATCGCCGACCAAATGTTGGCGCTGACCGACAAGCCCGTTTCGCGCATCGTCGCGTGCTGCGGCGGCGGCGGGCTGACGGCAGGCCTCGCCCTCGCCTGCCCCGATGCCGACATCATTCCGGTCGAACCTGAAGGGTGGGACGACATTTGCCGAAGTCTGGAAACCGGCGAAATCCAGAATGTCGGCGACAATCCGCCACCGACGGCGTGCGACGCCTTGCAGACATTCGCCACGCAGCCAATCAATTTCGCCGTGCTGAAAGAGCGGTGCCATGAATGGGCGCGCGTCTCGGAAGACGAGATCAGGCAGGCGCAGGACTTCGCCTTTTCCAACCTGCGACTGGTTACAGAGCCGGGCGGCGCGGCGGCGCTGGCTGCGGTGCTTACTGGCAAGGTCGAGGTGGACGATGCCACCGCCGTGCTGATTACCGGCGGCAATATGGACATCGCCCGATGGTCCGAGCTTATCCGCGACATTAGATGAGTTGCATTTGACAATCGAATAGCCGGGCAGCAGGCTCGCCTCCTCTTTCAGGGAGGAGATTGCACCGTGAACACCGCCATTCTCGCGCCGGCCACCGTACTGGTCCTCTGGTCCATCGTCATGCTGTTCTGGATCGCCTTCACGCGCTTTCCAGCAATGAAGGCCATGCGTGCGGAGCGCGGCAAGAGCGGCGGCGTCAGCAAGGCGCGAGCAGGCGGTCGTGGGCAGGACCTCGAAGGGCTGATCCCCGACAAGGTGAACTGGAAAGCCCATAATTACACACACCTCATGGAGCAGCCGACGATCTTTTATGCGACAGTGCTGATCCTGGCGGTGGCGGGTGCCACATCGCTCGATGTGCTGCTGGCTTGGGGCTATGTG
This sequence is a window from Aurantiacibacter gangjinensis. Protein-coding genes within it:
- a CDS encoding LemA family protein; this translates as MSTIIVILIVLGIVGIVLVAIYNKLVALRQNVNQGVADIDAQLRQRHDLIPNLVNTVKGYASHEQDTLDQVISARNTAAQGSINSSDEAQLRVALDRLLALGEAYPDLKASANFQELQRELADVEDKLAAARRALNAAVSRYNTGRETFPAILFAGMLGFQEADFHRLDDSEKGVVDQVPQVQFS
- a CDS encoding 1,9-bis(guanidino)-5-aza-nonane synthase, whose translation is MTDSTINDTRKAELLSTKVEHIDITSFDARPIVDQMKKMSFTSRDLGRATEIYNQMLADKDCTIFLVIAGSTSAGGCMDLYAELIRNNMVDCVVATGATIVDMDFFEGLGHKHYQALEVPDDDTLRSLYIDRIYDTYIDEEQLQDCDFTINRIANELPPGPYSSRAFIREMGKYLAEHGKKDNSLVKLAYEHDVPIFCPAFVDSSAGFGLVKHQVDQMEKGEPYLMIDAVADFRELTDIKIKGGESGLLMVGGGVPKNFIQDTVVCAEILGHEDVSVHKYAVQITVADVRDGACSSSTLQEAASWGKVSTAIEQMVFAEAGSVMPLLASDAYHRGHWKDREKRRWAKLFDK
- a CDS encoding DUF3137 domain-containing protein, with product MIERPDVDALMAGELGQFLGQQVQVREDAKAKRSSRWTWSAVILLPILSFLWFAPIGDFRFFIAFAFIAGAYGWGQLPVIQAKNQTKEGINSAIAGALGLDYARECEPGHGFDRAKRHKMFPSFDKSSVEDLWCGDMAGHAFTLREVLLEEQRGSGKNRRWVKVFRGPVITIGGARDFLGTHLLERSGKHRKFGFFGEKDELKVDGQVLQRADMVHPDFEDAFTLFTTDQVEARYIVHPTYIEELIAIEVAFNGQDIATLFKDSELTIILKTENMFESGNLDHTRDREMVEMATSQFMAMADLCRAINAQGR
- a CDS encoding type III PLP-dependent enzyme — protein: MHEYPDAKAVVRALEPDDPVILTRPHAASRAARFFVEKFPGTAMYAVKANPSPELIRILWEAGVTHYDVASIAEVRLVRSILPEAVLCFMHPVKTKRAIREAYFEHGVRTFSLDTLEELQKIVEATTSEDGVAAADLSLLVRMRVSSEHSQLSLAAKFGVDLADAAPLLQATRQHCDALGICFHVGSQAMTPFAYVQALERVRAAIAEAAVTVDIIDVGGGFPSIYPDLDPPPLEDYFAQIHRAFEAMPISYSAELWAEPGRALCAEYSSIIVKVEKRRGDELYINDGAYGALFDAAHVDWRFPVRALEDDLREPPEPFAFYGPTCDDADYMKGPFMLPGDIQAGDYFEIGMLGAYGAAMKTAFNGFGAVEGAIVNDEPMASLYRGDRPDPRASDNVVSLR
- a CDS encoding MAPEG family protein, translated to MNTAILAPATVLVLWSIVMLFWIAFTRFPAMKAMRAERGKSGGVSKARAGGRGQDLEGLIPDKVNWKAHNYTHLMEQPTIFYATVLILAVAGATSLDVLLAWGYVALRIVHSLWQALVNTIPIRMLIFFTATGLLIVLAVRALLVTL
- a CDS encoding threonine ammonia-lyase yields the protein MSKTTQRNPTREGVLAAARKIAAILSPTPLLPFEVQGKTAWAKAESLQPMGAFKIRGAWHRLSDLSEAEKANGVVAVSSGNHAQGVAWAARKLGIAATIVMPEDAPQVKLQRTRSYGAKVITYDRMSENREAIATSLAEELGATYVHAFGDPWVIEGQGTAGIEIADQMLALTDKPVSRIVACCGGGGLTAGLALACPDADIIPVEPEGWDDICRSLETGEIQNVGDNPPPTACDALQTFATQPINFAVLKERCHEWARVSEDEIRQAQDFAFSNLRLVTEPGGAAALAAVLTGKVEVDDATAVLITGGNMDIARWSELIRDIR